A genome region from Prinia subflava isolate CZ2003 ecotype Zambia chromosome 12, Cam_Psub_1.2, whole genome shotgun sequence includes the following:
- the RNF222 gene encoding RING finger protein 222 — MSETSSKEGAPAECPVCYEKFQPLEATHRRLSCGHTFCHDCLVKCLLSAKLDGHIQSSIICPVCRYVTFLSKTKALWPPSTNPQTLEMPLSPSSLSQLAKSQASNTLVVPSHFVLPVQSLEWCSQALPGVLAREAHIFVISDHGMPLVATDCGSLGRRSRADTASSVSSSPALGLQCCQSPMALAVMLVLTVAMLAAVLPWLLLVRRDL; from the coding sequence ATGTCCGAGACCTCCAGCAAGGAGGGTGCCCCGGCAGAGTGCCCCGTGTGCTACGAGAAGTTCCAGCCCCTGGAGGCCACGCACCGGCGGCTCAGCTGCGGCCACACCTTCTGCCATGACTGCCTGGTGAAGTGCCTGCTGTCGGCCAAGTTGGATGGGCACATCCAGAGCAGCATCATCTGCCCTGTGTGCCGCTACGTCACCTTCCTCAGCAAGACGAAGGCTCTGTGGCCACCCAGCACCAACCCCCAGACCCTGGAGATGCCTCTGTCACCGTCCTCCTTATCCCAGCTGGCCAAAAGCCAGGCCAGCAACACGCTGGTTGTGCCCAGCCACTTCGTGCTGCCGGTGCAGAGCCTGGAGTGGTGCTCCCAGGCGCTCCCGGGGGTGCTGGCACGGGAAGCTCACATCTTTGTCATCAGCGACCACGGCATGCCCCTGGTAGCCACGGACTGCggctccctgggcaggaggagcagggcagacaCGGCCAGCTCGGTgtcatccagccctgccctggggctgcagtgctgccagtcCCCCATGGCCCTGGCCGTGATGCTCGTGCTGACCGTGGCCATGCTGGCAGCTGTGCTCCCGTGGCTACTGCTGGTCAGGAGGGACTTGTAG